TATCCTGTAAAATGGCTGAGAGAATCAAAAGACTCTATTCTCAGATGCCTAACCCTAAGTGGGTTATTGCTATGGGTTCCTGTGCAATAGCTGGTGATTTTTATAGAAATGTTTATTCGGTTGTTCCAGGTGTTGATAGAGTTATTCCGGTTGATGTTTATGTTCCGGGTTGTCCTCCAACACCTGAAGGTCTGATTGAAGGAATAAGAAAATTACAGGAATTAATTACAAAAGGAGCAAAAAAATGAAAAAGGAATTAATAAAAAGAGAACTTAACCTTGAGGAAACAAAAGATGGAATTTTAATTTTTGAAAAAAAGGAATTTTTCCATGTAATAGAAAAAGTTAAAGAAAACTTTCCTTACCTTTCCTTCATTACAGCCTGCCATTTTCCAGAAAGGAAAGAATTTGAAATTATTTATTGTGTTAGAAATTTAGAAGAACCTGAAATTTTACTTTTAAAAACAAAAATGTCGGAAAAGGAAAAAATTCCTTCGGCGTATAAATACTATAAAGGTGCTGACTGGATGGAAAGAGAGATTTACGATTTATTTGGAATAGAATTTGAAAATCATCCTGATTTGAGAAGAATAGTTTTACCTACTGACTGGGAAGGTCATCCTTTAAGAAAGGATTACCCAATAAATAAAGCACCTGAAAAGTATGATTACAGAAAAAGAGAAGTTTTAAGGAGGGAATTTTAAATGGAAGAAAAAATTAAAACCTTTGAACCTGAAGAGGAAATAGTTTTAAACATGGGTCCTCAACACCCCTCAACACACGGGGTGTTAAGGATTATTTTAAAACTTTCAGGAGAAAAAATTGTTGAGGCAAAACCTGACATTGGATATTTGCACAGGGGGGTTGAAAAACTTGGGGAAACTTATACCTATGTCCAATTTTTACCCATGCTTGATAGAAATGATTATCTTTCTGCAACAACAAATGAATTTGGATTTGTTCTTGCTGTTGAATCTCTTGCCAATATAGAGGTTCCAGAAAGGGCTCAATACATAAGAGTAATGTTTTCTGAGCTTTCAAGAATTGCATCCCACCTTGTATGGCTCGGAACATTCTGTCTTGATCTGGGTGGCGCCTTAGGTGGAGGAACATCAGTATTTTTATTCTGTTTCAGGGAAAGGGAAAAGGTGCTTGATATTTTTGAAAGAATGACAGGTTCAAGACTCCATCCCCATCTTATGCAATTTGGAGGTGTTAGATACGATGTTTATCCTGGTATGGATAAGGATATTAAGGAAACCCTTGATTTACTTGAGAAAAGAATTGATGAATATGAAGATATGCTTATAAATAATCCAGTTTTTCTTGACAGAACAAAGGGAGTAGGGATATTGCCAAAAGAAATTGCAATGGAATATGGTTGTTCAGGACCTGTACTCAGAGGTTCCGGTGTAAAATATGACCTAAGAAAAGTTCACCCTTACTCTTCTTATGATAAATTTGATTTT
This portion of the candidate division WOR-3 bacterium genome encodes:
- a CDS encoding NADH-quinone oxidoreductase subunit C, yielding MKKELIKRELNLEETKDGILIFEKKEFFHVIEKVKENFPYLSFITACHFPERKEFEIIYCVRNLEEPEILLLKTKMSEKEKIPSAYKYYKGADWMEREIYDLFGIEFENHPDLRRIVLPTDWEGHPLRKDYPINKAPEKYDYRKREVLRREF
- a CDS encoding NADH-quinone oxidoreductase subunit D, giving the protein MEEKIKTFEPEEEIVLNMGPQHPSTHGVLRIILKLSGEKIVEAKPDIGYLHRGVEKLGETYTYVQFLPMLDRNDYLSATTNEFGFVLAVESLANIEVPERAQYIRVMFSELSRIASHLVWLGTFCLDLGGALGGGTSVFLFCFREREKVLDIFERMTGSRLHPHLMQFGGVRYDVYPGMDKDIKETLDLLEKRIDEYEDMLINNPVFLDRTKGVGILPKEIAMEYGCSGPVLRGSGVKYDLRKVHPYSSYDKFDFEIPVFNNGDVFDRFRVRIEEMRQSIKIIRQVLEGLPEGPIASQMPVKVKVAVKTPPGEVYRAIESPRGELGYYIYSDGKATAYRVKIRAPSFSNLSVLPYLLKDHLVADVVAILGSLDPVFGDVDR